A DNA window from Stenotrophomonas sp. 57 contains the following coding sequences:
- a CDS encoding TetR/AcrR family transcriptional regulator: MIQPPGRREQRKAETRQTISDVATGLIVARGFEAVSMAEIAEAAGVSRKTVFNYFASKEDLVFDRDEEARALLREGMAARRGMTPLAAFQSLVRELLDSGHPLLRINPGAAAFWSTVADSPVLVAHARRLQAQLTDDLAQWMAEAIGRPAGDAEARLGAAMLVASMVAAYEKGLASQALGKDPREAMVQMIVRGATGVLVALAGTPYTDPGAHP, from the coding sequence ATGATCCAGCCGCCTGGCCGCCGCGAGCAGCGAAAAGCCGAGACCCGCCAAACGATTTCCGACGTTGCCACCGGGCTGATCGTCGCGCGCGGCTTCGAGGCCGTGTCCATGGCCGAGATCGCCGAGGCCGCCGGGGTCTCGCGCAAGACGGTGTTCAACTACTTCGCCAGCAAGGAAGACCTCGTCTTCGACCGTGACGAAGAAGCGCGCGCACTGCTGCGCGAGGGCATGGCGGCGCGGCGCGGAATGACCCCGCTCGCGGCGTTCCAGTCGCTGGTGCGCGAGCTGCTCGATTCCGGCCATCCGTTGTTGCGGATCAATCCTGGCGCCGCCGCGTTCTGGTCCACAGTGGCCGACAGCCCGGTACTGGTCGCGCATGCCCGGCGCCTGCAGGCGCAACTGACCGACGACCTGGCCCAGTGGATGGCGGAGGCGATTGGGCGACCCGCCGGCGACGCGGAAGCGCGTCTGGGCGCTGCCATGCTGGTGGCCTCGATGGTGGCCGCCTACGAAAAGGGCCTGGCCAGCCAGGCACTGGGCAAAGATCCCCGCGAGGCGATGGTGCAGATGATCGTGCGCGGCGCCACCGGAGTGCTGGTCGCCCTGGCTGGCACGCCCTACACAGACCCGGGTGCACATCCATAG